CAGTTGCACTACCCCGGGATCTGGATCCGTGCGGCTTCCTGCATCAGCGGGGTGGAGATCATCACGGTCGAAGCACCGGCCGCGGTGTCGAAGGCAATGAATCCCCGGGTCTTGTCACCCGGCAGAACGTCGCCGGAACCAAGCTGGTTGTCCGCGAAGAGGTTCAGATCGGCTTTTCGCCCGTTGGAGTCCTTGGCCGAGAAGTAGAACGGGTTGGAGCTGGTTTTGCCCGTCTCCGTTTCCCACAGGACGTCCAGGAGCAGGTAGCTTCCACTCTTGGGTGCCGCCGCGAAGGCAGTGGTGGTGACAGCGTCAGTGCGGACGGCAGAGACAATCGTGATCTTCGCGACGTTGCCGTTGCCCATCTTGACGCTGAACGGAGCGCCGACGGCGGGTCCGGCAGGCGCCGCCGGTGGAGCAGGTGGAGCAACAGGGGCGGCCGGCGTTGCGGCCGGCGCAGCAGCTGCCGAAGAAGCAGGTGCTGCTGCCGCAGGAGCTGAGGTCGCGGCCGCCGGCGAGGCATCGCTGGCCTGCTTGGAGCCCCCGGAGCACGAGCCCAGGGCCATGCCCAGCACCAGGACTCCGGCGGGGATAAGGAAACGCTTCTTTTTGAAGAACGGCCGCGGCTGAGGCGCTGCAAGCGCAGTGGTCAAGGGCTGTTCCGAAAGTTCGTGGGACATGTGGTGCCTTTCCAAGGTGAATGAATGATGCGAGGCGTGGAACTGTTACTGCTTTTCCCATTTGCCGCAGCGGCTGGACTTGAAGTCCTGCCCGCCGGAGAGCGCCACTGAGGGCCGGCCGCCGCCGGGGAGATCGTTGTCGATAATGGTGCTGCCGTTGCTTCCGGTCGCGTAGATGCCCCAGTAGCAGGAGGAGCCGACGTCGGCAGTGGCCCGGTAAGTGCCGGCCTCAAGGTCCTTGCCGACCGTCCAGGTGCCGTCGGCGATGGTGTTGGCCGCCTTGGTCTTCTCGGCGCCGGTCACCGCATCTTCGCGTATTTTGACGGCCGTATCGGCGGTTTTGACGGCCGCATCTGCCTTGCCAACCTCAAATTCCCTGGCCGTGAGCTTCGCTTCGCGGGCGGCATTGCCGTTCTGAAGGGTGTCGTACTTCGACTTCATCGACTGGTAGTCGGTCTGAGCCGAGTCGCGCTCAGACTTCGCAGCGGCTTCCTCCCCCGCCAGCGCCAGGTAGGCGTCGCTGGACCTCGGGTCAGGCAGCGTCGTGCCGAGCACCGTTCCGCCGGCCAGGAGCGCGATGGCGGCGACAGCCAGCAGGGCCCGCTTCTTGCGCGCCGGCTTCAACTTCCCCAGGAACGGCGTCTCGTCCGTTCCGTGGCCCGTGACGGAGTTCAACATGATCTCGTCCTCTCTTTGCTGTAGCTACTGAGCGGCGGCGGGATACCGGTCCCCCAATGCGTGGTTCCCCGCCGCCGTCGCAGCATCGGAGGATTCCCTCGGCGCTGCAGAACCGAAGCTACGGCGGCCCTGCACCGGCACGACGAAAGACCACTGATAACCCCCCTTATCAGCACTCCAGCAGGAATGTCACCACATCCCGTTAGGCTTGGGGCGACGTCGTAAGGAGGCGCACATGACCAAAGCAGAAGCCCTGCGTATGACCCTTTCCGACGTCGCCGCACTGGCGCAGGTCCAGCGGCCCGTCGTGTCCATTTGGCGCAAACGCAGTGCCGGGTCAGCTCACCCGTTTCCCGAGCCCAGCGCGCTGGATAGCGGCCGTGAACTGTTCGACGCCGATCAGGTCGCCGGCTGGCTGGACGCTACCGGACGCGGCAACAACCCTGATGCCGTGAACGACGCCGCCGCTTTCGCCCGGATACCCGTAACGGCGGCCGGCGGCGTCGAAGGGAACACCCTGGCTGCCCTCACCGCCCTCCTGACTCTCAAGGCCATGACAGGAGCCGGGATTGGAACCCTGACCACAGCTGAACTGCTGGACGCCGCGGACGAGTGCGACCCCGATGACGGGTTTCTTTACTCGGAACTGGAGGCCCAGGGCCCGTCGCTCGCTGCTACCGCAGCGTTCGCGGACCGGCTGGTGGACAGCGCCTACAACGCACCTGCCGCCTTTGAACAGCTTCTGGCCGCCCGGTTCCGGGCGGGGCTGCGGGAGCACTCGGATACCGCCCTTACGGAATCTGCCGTGGAGCTAATCGCCGCCGCGGCGGTCGAACTGTCCGCGGTGCTGGGCGGGAGTCCCGTCTTTGCCGACTCCACCCGCGGCGGCAGCGACCTCCTGATGGGCGTCGTGCACGCTTCCGGCGAGGGTGCGCCCGTCACCTTTCTGACAGCGGACGACGACGGCGGCGCCGGCCGGCTGGTGCGTCGCCGCCTGCGCGTCCATGGTGTGGACTCCGGACAGATCCGTGTCGAGACCAGCGGCGAATTCGCCATGCATGGAGCCGTGGTCCATGTGGCGCAGTACCCATCCCCCGGCCAACCAGGCATGGACGCCACCCAGATTCTCTCCGCGGTGGAACACCTTGTCCTCCAGATGGACGACCAGCAGCGGGCGGTCATCATTGCCCCGGCACGTGTTCTCTGCGATGTTCCGCTGGCCGCCGGGGCCGCGGGTTTGCGTTCGGGGCTGCTGCGCACCGGCCGGGTACGTGCCATTGTCCGGCTGCCCCAGGGCCTGCTGCGGTCCAAGCCCCGCGAAGCGCAGGCGCTGTGGGTGCTGGGACCGTCGTTCGCAAAAGTACCGATTGCGGAACGCTGGACCATGGCGGCGGACCTCAGCGCCTGTGCCCTCACCGACGACGTGAGGCAGGACCTGGTGAGCGACATGGTCGCCTCTATGGGTAACCGCGCCACCGTGCGCGCCCACTCCTTCAGGTTTGCCCGACTGGTCCAGACCCGTCTGCTGCTGGCCGCCC
This genomic window from Arthrobacter sp. EM1 contains:
- a CDS encoding DUF4352 domain-containing protein — encoded protein: MSHELSEQPLTTALAAPQPRPFFKKKRFLIPAGVLVLGMALGSCSGGSKQASDASPAAATSAPAAAAPASSAAAAPAATPAAPVAPPAPPAAPAGPAVGAPFSVKMGNGNVAKITIVSAVRTDAVTTTAFAAAPKSGSYLLLDVLWETETGKTSSNPFYFSAKDSNGRKADLNLFADNQLGSGDVLPGDKTRGFIAFDTAAGASTVMISTPLMQEAARIQIPG